The following coding sequences are from one Limnobacter sp. SAORIC-580 window:
- the bcsA gene encoding UDP-forming cellulose synthase catalytic subunit: MSTSSSWINRLERLLDLREFPNLKTRVRLLRLFQALWLRPNSLNSALEASNGRQGRSLPGFVFQIVVVALHDLLSPIAYLFKLMIQRPYRSVRALFSKFTDYAVRAARLEQRIENASHFVVRFKWLRWALGLSALTLFLFTAQASLPLAGQWVFIVVCYLFAMLFKRLPERFANLCLMALTMLLLARYVFWRFTSSLDLETGTEIFLGYTLVAAEAYTWIILIFGFIQTAWPLKRKPMPLELNLNDWPTVDVFIPSYNEPLSVVRPTVYAAKGLDWPLEKITVYILDDGHRPAFEEFAKQAGVEYISRPDNSHAKAGNINYALKHTHGQYIAIFDCDHIPTRSFLQTSMGWFSRDPKCVLVQTPHHFFSADPFERNFNSFRQMPNEGSLFYGLIQDGNDYWNASFFCGSCAVIERKALLEVGGIAVETVTEDAHTALKLHSLGYNSVYLNNIQAAGLATETLAGHIGQRIRWARGMAQIFRTDNPMFKKGLNLFQRVCYSNAMLHFFYGIPRMIFLVMPMAYLFFEQHLINAAAVTILSYALPQLMISSYTNSVIQGKYRRSFWSEVYETVLSWYIILPTTLAFINPKLGKFNVTSKGGLIEKSYFDANIAKPYLILLLINVLGFSVGLLRLFVFNTHETGTVLMNLLWCGFNLAILGAAVGVATESVQKHVHHRVRMVMPAFLKLPGGYTVSCYTEEYSAAGLTLAVADTTGISEFSQVQVGLHRGDREFLFPAKIHFTETGQVEALFTNLTPEQETQLIQCTFGRADAWLNWQEDQTRDRALGGLKDVFAKGMIGYVRLFAWLKDGAVDLGNRLMGNKNQTEKWEN; encoded by the coding sequence ATGAGTACCTCATCAAGCTGGATCAACCGACTAGAGCGCCTGCTGGACCTGCGCGAATTTCCGAACCTGAAAACCCGGGTTCGTTTGTTGCGCCTTTTTCAGGCACTTTGGTTACGTCCCAACAGTTTGAACAGTGCGCTTGAAGCATCGAACGGCCGACAAGGCCGAAGTCTGCCAGGCTTCGTGTTTCAAATTGTTGTCGTGGCTTTGCACGACTTGCTAAGCCCCATAGCGTATCTGTTCAAACTAATGATTCAGCGCCCCTACCGGTCAGTGCGTGCCCTGTTTAGCAAGTTCACCGACTATGCCGTGCGCGCCGCCCGGCTTGAACAGCGTATTGAAAACGCCAGCCACTTTGTGGTGCGCTTCAAATGGTTACGCTGGGCGTTGGGCCTTTCTGCCCTGACCTTGTTTCTGTTCACTGCGCAAGCCTCCCTGCCATTGGCAGGGCAGTGGGTTTTCATTGTGGTGTGTTATCTGTTTGCCATGTTGTTCAAGCGATTGCCTGAACGTTTTGCCAACTTGTGCCTGATGGCACTGACCATGTTGCTACTGGCACGTTATGTGTTTTGGCGCTTCACCAGTTCGCTTGATCTTGAAACTGGCACTGAAATTTTTTTGGGTTATACCCTGGTTGCAGCCGAGGCCTACACCTGGATTATTCTGATTTTCGGTTTTATCCAGACCGCATGGCCTTTGAAACGCAAACCCATGCCGCTGGAGTTGAACCTGAATGATTGGCCCACCGTGGACGTGTTCATTCCCAGTTACAACGAACCTTTGTCGGTAGTTCGCCCCACGGTTTATGCCGCCAAGGGCTTGGACTGGCCACTTGAAAAAATCACGGTTTACATTCTGGACGATGGGCACCGCCCCGCCTTTGAAGAATTTGCAAAACAAGCTGGTGTTGAATACATTTCACGCCCGGACAACTCCCATGCCAAAGCGGGCAACATCAACTATGCCTTGAAACACACGCATGGCCAGTACATCGCCATTTTTGATTGCGACCACATACCCACACGCTCGTTTTTACAAACCAGCATGGGTTGGTTCAGCCGCGACCCCAAATGCGTGTTGGTGCAAACACCCCACCACTTTTTCTCGGCTGACCCGTTCGAACGCAACTTCAACTCATTTCGGCAAATGCCCAACGAGGGCTCTTTGTTCTACGGCCTGATCCAAGACGGAAACGACTACTGGAACGCCTCATTTTTCTGCGGCAGCTGCGCGGTGATTGAACGCAAAGCATTGCTGGAAGTGGGTGGCATTGCGGTAGAAACCGTGACTGAAGACGCGCACACCGCCCTTAAACTGCACAGCCTGGGCTACAACAGTGTGTACTTGAACAATATTCAGGCAGCGGGCCTGGCCACTGAAACCCTGGCGGGCCACATTGGTCAGCGCATTCGCTGGGCACGCGGCATGGCGCAAATTTTCCGCACTGACAACCCGATGTTTAAAAAGGGGTTAAACCTTTTTCAGCGCGTTTGTTATTCCAACGCCATGCTGCATTTTTTCTATGGCATCCCCCGCATGATCTTCCTGGTCATGCCCATGGCATACCTGTTTTTTGAACAACACCTGATCAATGCTGCGGCAGTAACCATTCTCAGTTATGCCTTGCCACAGTTGATGATTTCCAGCTACACCAACTCGGTGATTCAGGGCAAATACCGTCGATCGTTCTGGTCTGAAGTGTATGAAACCGTGTTGTCCTGGTACATCATTCTGCCGACTACGCTGGCCTTTATTAATCCGAAACTGGGCAAGTTCAACGTCACCTCGAAAGGCGGCTTGATCGAGAAAAGCTATTTCGATGCCAACATTGCAAAGCCCTACCTGATCTTGCTCTTGATCAATGTACTGGGCTTCTCCGTGGGCTTGCTTCGACTGTTTGTGTTCAATACCCATGAAACAGGCACTGTGTTGATGAACTTGTTGTGGTGCGGTTTCAACCTGGCCATTCTGGGTGCGGCCGTGGGTGTTGCAACCGAGTCGGTTCAAAAACATGTGCACCACCGTGTGCGCATGGTAATGCCTGCCTTTTTGAAACTGCCCGGCGGCTACACAGTCAGTTGCTACACCGAAGAATATTCAGCAGCGGGGCTGACATTGGCTGTGGCCGATACCACTGGCATCAGCGAATTCAGCCAGGTGCAGGTTGGCTTGCACCGGGGCGACCGAGAATTTCTGTTCCCAGCGAAAATTCACTTCACCGAAACCGGACAGGTTGAAGCCCTGTTCACCAACCTGACCCCGGAACAAGAGACACAATTGATTCAGTGTACCTTTGGCCGCGCCGACGCCTGGCTGAACTGGCAAGAAGACCAAACCCGTGACCGCGCACTGGGTGGCC
- the bcsQ gene encoding cellulose biosynthesis protein BcsQ: MIIIALVSPTGGAGRTSLAIAAATQLNMLGRNVTLVQADPANNIEFQLGYSSRSARGLAHVILQGEPIGQALNTTNASFKLLPFGEVSVAQQLAIDRVLMEQPQRLTDLFQQDEFADDAVVIIDLPRWPAPWCQKVMALSDLNLITLIPDSASVLGIDTLLPHLLESRGASYFLMNRFDSAKVLHLDLWTLCKMKLSHRLLPFYLHEDQALAESLAAGLALADYAPRSQLVEDQQKLCNWIDAEIG, translated from the coding sequence ATGATCATTATTGCTTTGGTGTCTCCCACTGGGGGGGCAGGACGAACCAGCCTTGCAATTGCCGCAGCCACCCAGCTCAACATGTTGGGCCGCAATGTCACGCTGGTGCAGGCTGACCCGGCCAACAACATTGAATTTCAATTGGGCTACTCCAGTCGCAGCGCTCGCGGCCTTGCGCATGTCATCTTGCAGGGCGAACCGATTGGGCAGGCGTTAAACACCACCAATGCCAGTTTCAAGTTATTGCCTTTCGGTGAAGTGTCCGTGGCACAGCAATTGGCTATAGACCGCGTGTTGATGGAGCAGCCCCAACGCCTGACAGATCTGTTTCAACAAGACGAATTTGCTGACGATGCTGTGGTGATCATCGACTTGCCACGCTGGCCCGCCCCTTGGTGCCAGAAAGTGATGGCCCTGTCTGATCTTAACCTGATTACCCTGATTCCAGACTCTGCCTCCGTATTGGGCATCGATACACTGTTGCCACATTTGCTGGAAAGCCGGGGCGCATCGTACTTTCTCATGAATCGCTTCGACTCGGCCAAAGTACTGCACCTGGATTTGTGGACCTTGTGCAAGATGAAACTAAGCCACCGCCTGTTGCCATTTTATTTGCATGAAGACCAGGCCTTGGCAGAAAGCCTGGCCGCCGGCCTGGCGCTGGCCGACTACGCGCCACGCTCACAGCTGGTGGAAGACCAGCAAAAGCTGTGCAACTGGATCGACGCGGAGATCGGATGA
- a CDS encoding cellulose synthase subunit BcsC-related outer membrane protein, with translation MPIILPTPVHANVNTQQTNIRALSEKGVYWYERFRFDLAVQSFNKILLIEPTNASALRWQGLIDLARGDVQAANVWLGKLQLVHGNNPFSIELQQAIALASDKRQQFAELRYIADSEQVPANLPQRLRQLLPQPPLGEAAVQIYRLMNRTPEGRSYAREQVAELARQYPDDRRYRTLLAELGGAGASTLAQTPTPGAAQPPRRPANTNRTKPAPAALAQPTTPEVATPPPAEPEVPTAPVLSDFEQGQQLADNAQKQIDQGNKTEAARLLQNAVDLNPSYPWFRYDLATLLDDQGDAGSKQAARRVMDEGLALDKGQEMRFAAALLAARQDRGNDAIELIDAVPRENWTEGMTALAKRVQYGQYLDGLRAQERNGDFNALANSIGTTPKWRAEPEVQALEQNLQRKRQVRLRMSYENAIIDGDEGVSRIDSDEIPLQLDLPLDFERTLFLRADTLNANSGRVNPATASNFAKLGTTLPTDPAIASDRLDQNYKGHVVGVGVQTEQYRVDLGTTVGDYPVNDWVGGVQWRTSLGEGSLRLEVARRMVNGSVLSTTGAIDPLTGERWGGARRNGVSAVYYQAFNPTLDFVGIARANLITGKNIPDNTEYNLQGIVGKTVFQRPGHEVEIGASLFLWSFEKNLRFYTFGQGGYYSPQAFGSLTFPITWTGNMNGWSWQAQARVGASESREDDTALYPLNPELAAAAAAQGNPTLQIGGPGGGTSTGLRLALERQVLKNFVVGGYFEIDRSEGYNPDRLQLYLKYSFGDFFELSVPPEGVAPYSRF, from the coding sequence ATGCCCATAATATTGCCAACGCCAGTGCATGCCAATGTGAATACGCAGCAAACCAATATTCGTGCGCTGAGTGAAAAAGGGGTGTACTGGTACGAACGTTTTCGCTTCGATTTGGCGGTGCAGTCTTTCAACAAAATATTGTTGATAGAACCCACCAACGCGTCGGCCTTGCGCTGGCAAGGCTTGATTGACCTTGCGCGTGGCGATGTGCAGGCAGCCAATGTGTGGCTGGGCAAACTGCAACTGGTACACGGAAACAATCCGTTTTCCATTGAGTTACAACAAGCCATTGCCTTGGCATCGGACAAGCGGCAGCAATTTGCAGAGTTGCGTTATATCGCAGACAGCGAACAAGTTCCTGCCAACCTGCCACAGCGTCTTCGGCAATTGCTTCCACAGCCACCCTTGGGTGAAGCTGCAGTACAAATATATCGCTTGATGAACCGCACCCCGGAAGGCCGCAGCTACGCCCGCGAGCAAGTGGCCGAGCTGGCCAGGCAATACCCGGACGACCGCCGTTACAGAACCCTGCTTGCTGAACTGGGCGGTGCTGGTGCCAGCACACTTGCACAAACGCCAACACCCGGTGCCGCGCAACCCCCCCGCCGCCCAGCCAATACCAACCGTACAAAACCCGCACCGGCAGCTCTAGCCCAGCCAACAACACCCGAAGTTGCGACACCCCCGCCTGCAGAGCCTGAAGTACCCACAGCCCCGGTACTTTCTGACTTCGAACAGGGACAACAACTGGCTGACAATGCACAAAAGCAGATTGATCAGGGCAACAAAACTGAGGCAGCCCGGCTGCTACAAAACGCAGTAGACCTGAACCCGAGCTACCCCTGGTTTCGCTACGACCTGGCCACCCTTCTGGATGACCAAGGCGATGCAGGCAGCAAACAGGCTGCCCGGCGAGTCATGGATGAAGGCCTGGCGCTGGACAAAGGACAGGAAATGCGATTTGCAGCTGCGCTGCTGGCCGCTCGCCAGGACCGTGGCAATGACGCCATTGAATTAATTGATGCCGTACCCCGTGAAAACTGGACTGAGGGCATGACTGCACTGGCAAAGCGGGTGCAATACGGCCAGTACCTCGATGGCTTGCGTGCGCAAGAGAGGAATGGCGATTTCAATGCGCTGGCCAATTCAATTGGCACAACACCCAAGTGGCGAGCCGAACCGGAGGTGCAGGCACTGGAGCAAAACCTTCAGCGCAAGCGACAGGTGCGCTTGCGGATGTCGTATGAAAACGCAATTATTGACGGCGATGAAGGTGTGTCCCGCATCGACAGTGACGAAATCCCCTTGCAACTGGATTTGCCACTCGATTTTGAACGCACTCTGTTTTTGCGCGCAGACACACTGAATGCGAATTCGGGCCGCGTGAACCCCGCCACCGCCAGTAACTTTGCAAAGCTGGGCACCACACTGCCCACCGACCCAGCCATCGCCAGCGACCGACTGGATCAAAACTACAAAGGCCATGTGGTGGGTGTGGGTGTACAAACCGAACAATACCGGGTTGATTTGGGCACCACGGTGGGCGACTACCCGGTCAATGACTGGGTGGGTGGTGTGCAATGGCGCACTAGCCTGGGTGAAGGTTCATTGCGGCTTGAAGTGGCGCGGCGCATGGTCAACGGCAGCGTGCTGTCGACCACGGGGGCCATCGATCCCTTAACTGGTGAGCGCTGGGGGGGCGCACGGCGCAACGGTGTCAGCGCGGTGTATTACCAGGCATTCAACCCCACTCTTGACTTTGTTGGCATTGCTCGGGCCAACCTGATTACCGGCAAAAACATACCCGACAACACCGAGTACAACCTGCAAGGCATTGTGGGTAAAACCGTGTTTCAGCGCCCGGGGCATGAGGTAGAAATTGGTGCGTCGTTATTTTTGTGGTCGTTCGAAAAAAACCTGCGCTTTTACACCTTTGGACAAGGCGGTTACTACAGCCCCCAGGCATTTGGTTCGCTCACATTTCCCATTACCTGGACTGGCAATATGAATGGCTGGTCCTGGCAGGCCCAGGCCCGCGTGGGTGCCAGTGAATCACGAGAAGACGACACTGCGCTTTATCCGCTGAACCCGGAACTTGCCGCCGCCGCTGCAGCACAAGGCAACCCTACCTTGCAAATTGGTGGCCCGGGTGGCGGCACCAGCACCGGTTTGCGCCTTGCACTTGAACGCCAGGTGTTAAAAAACTTTGTGGTGGGCGGTTATTTTGAGATCGACCGATCTGAAGGTTACAACCCTGACCGATTGCAACTTTATTTGAAATATTCGTTTGGTGATTTTTTCGAATTAAGCGTGCCACCAGAAGGTGTTGCACCTTACTCGAGGTTTTGA
- the bcsZ gene encoding cellulose synthase complex periplasmic endoglucanase BcsZ — translation MALWRNLLQRLGQGALLLAATAACSATPAQAWPAWDGFKSAFVSEDGRVIDRSQEDLRTVSEGQSYALFFALVAQDQKAFDAILNWTENNLSAGDMGKQLPAWIWGKKGESWGVIDANSASDADLWIAYALLEASRVWCNQTYADKARTLGDLILNKESMEVSGLGLSILPGHTGFVLDNGAVKLNPSYLPPFMMARFANAWADDSRWAQVYLASQKLLLDTGRTGQYPDWVLYNNGEMSLPDDEQRGDYDAIRTYLWIAMSSENDPTTAPLLKQLSPLAALLLKRQNMPEWFEPMTGKFSTERGPSGFQASMAPFLQAIGMPELAKKFHTQSLKTSNKEAWLKYGYYNGALSLFAQGYMDKFYRFNSLGELLPRGKEVKSCG, via the coding sequence ATGGCCTTGTGGCGTAATTTGTTGCAACGCCTGGGGCAGGGCGCACTACTGCTTGCTGCCACCGCAGCATGCAGCGCCACGCCCGCGCAGGCCTGGCCTGCATGGGACGGTTTCAAAAGTGCGTTTGTGAGCGAGGACGGGCGCGTGATTGACCGAAGTCAGGAAGACCTGCGCACCGTGTCAGAGGGGCAATCCTACGCTCTGTTCTTTGCCTTGGTGGCACAAGACCAAAAGGCGTTTGACGCCATATTGAATTGGACTGAGAACAACCTGAGTGCCGGCGACATGGGCAAACAATTGCCCGCATGGATTTGGGGCAAGAAAGGGGAAAGCTGGGGCGTGATTGATGCCAACAGTGCATCAGATGCCGACCTGTGGATTGCCTACGCCCTGCTTGAAGCCAGCCGCGTGTGGTGTAACCAAACCTACGCCGACAAAGCGCGCACATTGGGTGATTTGATTCTGAACAAAGAAAGTATGGAAGTCAGCGGCTTGGGCTTAAGCATATTGCCAGGCCACACCGGTTTTGTGCTGGACAATGGTGCGGTGAAACTTAACCCCAGCTATCTGCCGCCTTTCATGATGGCCCGCTTTGCCAATGCCTGGGCCGACGACTCGCGCTGGGCCCAAGTTTACCTGGCCAGCCAGAAACTGCTGCTGGACACCGGCCGCACAGGCCAGTATCCCGACTGGGTGCTGTACAACAATGGTGAAATGAGCTTGCCCGACGATGAGCAACGTGGCGATTATGACGCCATACGCACCTATCTGTGGATCGCCATGAGCAGCGAAAACGACCCCACCACAGCGCCCTTGCTGAAACAACTGTCGCCCTTGGCGGCCTTGTTGTTGAAACGCCAGAACATGCCTGAGTGGTTTGAACCAATGACTGGAAAATTTTCCACAGAGCGTGGGCCTTCCGGTTTTCAAGCCAGCATGGCACCTTTTCTTCAAGCCATCGGCATGCCCGAGCTTGCGAAAAAATTTCACACCCAAAGCCTGAAAACTTCGAACAAGGAAGCGTGGCTGAAATACGGTTACTACAACGGCGCCTTGAGCCTGTTTGCTCAAGGGTACATGGACAAGTTTTATCGATTCAATTCCTTGGGCGAATTATTGCCCCGAGGCAAAGAGGTTAAAAGCTGTGGCTAA
- the bcsB gene encoding cellulose biosynthesis cyclic di-GMP-binding regulatory protein BcsB — MRHLLFSAFFLFCLTGYSQERGEPAAVPTGQETAPAVERTRTLTFAQMGQPNGVRLSGINRFVDLNSGIRLDELVTRASLSLRVLYPQGMRHDQSFVRVYVNNQLSGLSQLSVARAGVPHTVEIELDPLLFSDFATIRVEYDGTYDSECVDPGNPTLRFDIRPESTLTIGSTPLNLVNDLALLPAPFFDPRDNRKLRLPLVLPVEQTEASMKAAGILASWMGAQAFYRQAEFELLETASPTRHTIILTKGKKMPEGMSEADIEGPSLMIVSAKENPWIKHLYVMGRSDEELLQAVYGLVIEGQVLSGQKALVKKVDLGAPRKPYDAPRYVPTNRPVRFAELIDFPGQLEVSSDKPRASINLRLPPDLFSWAGRNIPMDLKYRYTAPSRWNDSLLNIEINNSLIQSFRLAPRSEQVQNKINIDLLGQAELTSEEALQIPAFRVGGNNELAFAFGFMAEGGGSCTRVTQVARGSIDPESTLDFSNLPHYTRMPNLTAFANGGYPFSIMADLSDTAIVLPANPTPLEIRSYLNVMGLFGQWTGLPATRTTLIVSDKPEGIGTKNWLAMGTSDRLDWLNNANMNLPMVLNATERSMGLPPAIQWLKGLWQSDTELQPSDSARALIQTAGSLGAIVGFESHLAPKKAGLVVTGTDQDSFERAVAALSDYGDVAKIKGSVSLIRGDDIQSYSLGETYISGALPWWLRLRIAFSEYPALIAVGGALAGVILAILAFGWLSGRASRRTKGN, encoded by the coding sequence ATGCGACACCTACTATTCTCAGCGTTTTTTCTATTTTGCCTGACAGGGTACTCACAAGAAAGAGGAGAACCAGCTGCGGTACCGACCGGCCAGGAAACTGCGCCTGCCGTTGAGCGAACCCGCACACTGACATTTGCCCAAATGGGGCAGCCCAACGGGGTTCGGTTGAGTGGGATCAACCGCTTTGTGGACTTGAATTCAGGCATTCGCCTGGACGAATTGGTAACCCGCGCAAGCCTTAGCCTGAGGGTGCTTTACCCACAAGGTATGCGCCACGATCAATCCTTTGTGCGTGTGTATGTCAACAACCAGCTTTCAGGTTTGTCCCAGCTGAGTGTAGCGCGCGCCGGTGTACCGCACACTGTTGAAATTGAATTGGACCCGTTGCTGTTTTCCGATTTTGCAACCATTCGCGTGGAATACGACGGCACCTACGACAGTGAGTGCGTGGACCCGGGCAACCCCACCCTGCGGTTTGACATTCGCCCGGAAAGCACATTGACCATTGGCTCAACACCGCTGAATCTGGTGAACGACCTGGCGCTGCTGCCAGCGCCTTTTTTCGATCCTCGAGACAACCGCAAGCTCCGGTTGCCTCTTGTGCTGCCCGTGGAACAAACCGAAGCCAGCATGAAAGCCGCGGGTATTTTGGCCTCCTGGATGGGTGCGCAAGCCTTTTACCGCCAGGCTGAGTTTGAATTGCTTGAAACTGCATCACCAACGCGCCACACCATTATTCTGACCAAAGGCAAAAAAATGCCTGAAGGCATGAGCGAGGCCGACATTGAAGGCCCCTCACTGATGATTGTGAGTGCCAAAGAAAACCCTTGGATAAAACACCTGTACGTGATGGGCCGCAGCGACGAGGAACTGCTGCAAGCCGTGTATGGCCTGGTGATTGAAGGCCAAGTGCTGAGCGGCCAGAAAGCCCTGGTCAAGAAAGTGGACTTGGGCGCCCCGCGCAAGCCTTACGACGCGCCGCGCTATGTGCCCACCAACCGGCCTGTGCGCTTTGCCGAGCTGATTGATTTTCCTGGGCAACTGGAAGTGAGTTCTGACAAGCCACGCGCCAGCATCAATTTGCGCCTTCCACCCGACTTGTTCAGCTGGGCAGGCCGCAATATCCCCATGGATTTGAAATACCGCTACACAGCGCCTTCCCGCTGGAACGATTCGCTGCTGAACATTGAAATCAATAACTCGCTGATTCAATCCTTCCGTCTTGCCCCACGCTCGGAACAAGTACAAAACAAAATCAATATTGATTTGTTGGGCCAGGCTGAACTGACCAGTGAAGAGGCGCTACAAATTCCAGCTTTCCGCGTGGGTGGCAACAACGAACTGGCCTTTGCATTTGGCTTTATGGCCGAAGGTGGTGGTTCTTGCACGCGGGTAACGCAAGTAGCCAGAGGATCCATCGATCCGGAATCAACCCTGGATTTCTCCAACCTGCCCCACTACACCCGCATGCCGAACTTGACCGCCTTTGCCAACGGTGGTTATCCCTTCAGCATTATGGCAGACCTGTCGGACACAGCGATTGTGCTGCCCGCCAATCCCACACCGCTTGAAATTCGTTCCTACCTGAATGTGATGGGCCTGTTTGGACAGTGGACAGGTCTGCCTGCCACTCGCACCACCCTGATTGTTTCTGACAAGCCCGAAGGCATTGGAACCAAGAACTGGTTGGCCATGGGCACCAGCGATCGCCTGGATTGGCTGAATAATGCCAACATGAATTTGCCCATGGTATTGAACGCCACCGAACGCAGCATGGGCCTGCCACCTGCCATTCAGTGGCTGAAGGGTTTGTGGCAAAGCGATACGGAATTACAACCCAGCGACAGCGCGCGTGCCTTGATTCAAACCGCAGGCTCGCTGGGTGCAATTGTGGGATTTGAGTCGCACCTTGCACCCAAAAAAGCCGGGCTGGTGGTAACTGGCACAGATCAAGACAGTTTTGAGCGCGCAGTGGCTGCCCTGTCGGATTATGGCGACGTTGCTAAAATCAAAGGCAGCGTGAGCCTGATTCGTGGCGATGACATTCAAAGCTACAGCCTGGGAGAAACATACATCAGCGGCGCTCTGCCTTGGTGGTTGCGTTTGCGTATTGCGTTTTCAGAATACCCCGCATTGATTGCGGTGGGTGGTGCCCTGGCTGGGGTGATCTTGGCGATTCTTGCATTTGGCTGGTTGTCTGGCCGGGCATCGCGCCGCACAAAAGGCAATTGA
- a CDS encoding STAS domain-containing protein, with protein sequence MVSTEEVGDIFVLRVDAVRLDSAVGTIIRNAVVSKLDLTQKFALDIGAVKLVDSGGLGSLVALLKNITNHQGKLALVGMNKSVRMMFELSRMDRQFSLLEDMPKAVAFLQQA encoded by the coding sequence ATGGTTTCGACAGAAGAGGTGGGGGATATTTTCGTACTGCGCGTAGACGCGGTTCGATTGGACAGTGCCGTGGGAACCATCATCCGCAATGCGGTGGTGTCCAAATTGGACCTGACACAAAAATTCGCTTTGGACATTGGGGCTGTCAAGCTGGTGGACTCTGGTGGTTTGGGGTCTCTGGTTGCTCTGCTGAAAAACATCACCAATCATCAAGGCAAGCTGGCCTTGGTGGGCATGAACAAATCTGTGCGAATGATGTTTGAGCTTTCGCGCATGGACCGACAATTTTCCCTGCTGGAAGACATGCCCAAGGCAGTTGCCTTTCTACAGCAGGCCTGA